A single region of the Thermococcus paralvinellae genome encodes:
- a CDS encoding ATP-dependent helicase: protein MIRFAQREYTDEEIYEILVDPVREWFRWKFGTFTPPQRYAVIEIHKGENVLISSPTGSGKTLSAFLAAINELILLGKEGELEDKIYVLYVSPLRALNNDIRRNLEEPLREIREVAQKMGYDLPEIRVAVRTSDTSSYEKQKMVKKPPHILITTPESLAIALNAPKFRERLKTVKYVIVDEVHALAENKRGSHLSLSLERLQNLAGNFVRIGLSATIHPLEEVAKFVFGFNDDGTPRLGLIVDVSFAKKTEIKVESVVEDLVYAPASELSEALYKRLDELIEQHRTVLIFTNTRSGAERVAYHLKKKFPKYAELIEAHHSSLSRDVRLEVEEKLKRGELRCVVSSTSLELGIDIGSIDLVVLIGSPKSVNRALQRIGRAGHRLHEVSKGVILVLDRDDLVECTVLAHNARNRKLDRIKIPQNPLDVLVQHVLGMALERVWDINEAYKLVRRAYPYRNLSFEDFMSVLRYLAGEYAGLEEKKVYAKIWLDEKEGKFGKRGKMTRAIYYMNTGTIPDEAKIEVYTMDKRFIGTVEEEFAERLMPGDIFVLAGRTYEFKKSRGNRIYVEPKEGAKPTIPAWFSEMLPLSFDLALDIQRFRREVKGLLNNRRAKSFLMRKYQIDEKAAKAILGYFREQAKYSTIPDDETLLVEEVLEEKRAKYFFHTLIGRRANEALSRAFAYLVSKKKRCNVGIAISDNGFMLILPREKRLSEEEIRALFQLEDLRETLKKALDNTELLKRRFRHVANRGLLILRRYMGRKKSLSRQQLNAQTLLRLLKKNYPDFPLLKEVYREIMEDKMDIDNAELFLKWVKEGKINIVFEQNELPSPFAFNLEVIGASDVVLMEDRRELIKQLHRKIMAMIGEFN from the coding sequence ATGATAAGGTTCGCTCAGAGAGAATATACCGACGAGGAGATTTACGAGATATTAGTTGATCCGGTTAGAGAGTGGTTTAGATGGAAATTTGGAACATTTACACCTCCTCAAAGATATGCAGTCATTGAGATTCACAAGGGTGAAAATGTTCTTATTTCTTCACCAACGGGCAGTGGAAAAACTCTATCCGCTTTTCTTGCTGCCATAAATGAGCTGATTTTATTGGGAAAAGAAGGCGAGCTTGAAGATAAAATCTACGTTCTCTATGTTTCTCCCCTCAGAGCTTTAAACAATGATATCAGAAGGAACCTAGAAGAACCACTCAGGGAAATTAGAGAAGTTGCTCAAAAGATGGGCTACGACTTGCCGGAGATAAGAGTCGCAGTGAGGACAAGCGACACTTCAAGCTATGAAAAGCAGAAGATGGTTAAAAAGCCACCTCATATTTTGATCACAACCCCAGAAAGTTTAGCTATAGCTTTAAACGCTCCAAAGTTTCGTGAGAGGTTAAAAACCGTTAAGTATGTCATAGTTGATGAAGTTCATGCATTAGCTGAAAATAAGCGCGGCTCTCACTTATCTTTAAGCCTTGAGAGGTTACAAAATTTAGCTGGAAACTTTGTTAGGATTGGGCTTAGTGCAACAATACATCCTCTCGAAGAAGTAGCGAAGTTCGTTTTCGGCTTTAATGATGATGGAACCCCTCGCCTCGGTTTGATTGTTGATGTCAGCTTTGCAAAGAAAACTGAAATCAAAGTGGAGAGTGTAGTTGAGGATTTAGTTTATGCCCCCGCGAGTGAGCTGAGCGAAGCTTTATATAAACGCTTGGATGAGCTCATTGAGCAGCACAGGACAGTCCTGATATTTACAAATACAAGGAGCGGTGCTGAGAGGGTTGCCTATCATCTCAAGAAAAAGTTCCCAAAATATGCGGAACTAATTGAAGCCCACCATTCGAGCCTTTCAAGAGATGTTAGGCTTGAAGTAGAGGAGAAACTGAAGAGGGGAGAACTTCGCTGTGTTGTTAGCTCCACATCGCTTGAGTTGGGCATAGACATCGGAAGCATTGACTTAGTTGTTCTGATAGGCTCACCCAAGAGTGTGAACAGAGCTCTGCAGAGAATTGGAAGGGCTGGTCATAGACTGCATGAAGTCAGCAAGGGAGTTATCCTTGTCTTGGATAGGGATGATCTGGTTGAATGTACTGTTTTAGCTCACAACGCGAGGAATAGAAAATTGGACAGAATTAAAATTCCGCAGAATCCTCTCGATGTTCTTGTTCAGCATGTTCTTGGCATGGCTTTGGAAAGAGTGTGGGACATTAACGAAGCGTATAAGCTTGTGAGAAGAGCGTATCCGTACCGCAACTTGAGTTTTGAAGACTTTATGAGTGTTCTTAGGTATTTAGCAGGGGAATATGCTGGGCTCGAGGAGAAGAAGGTTTATGCAAAGATTTGGCTCGATGAAAAGGAAGGCAAATTTGGAAAAAGAGGAAAAATGACGAGAGCAATCTACTACATGAACACAGGCACAATTCCAGATGAAGCCAAGATTGAAGTTTACACAATGGATAAGAGATTTATTGGAACGGTTGAGGAGGAATTCGCTGAACGCTTGATGCCCGGAGATATTTTTGTCTTAGCTGGAAGGACATATGAGTTTAAAAAGTCAAGGGGCAACAGAATTTACGTCGAGCCCAAAGAGGGAGCAAAGCCGACGATTCCAGCGTGGTTCTCCGAGATGTTGCCATTAAGCTTTGATTTAGCATTGGACATTCAGAGGTTTAGAAGAGAGGTTAAGGGTCTGCTGAACAATAGAAGAGCCAAAAGCTTTCTCATGAGGAAATATCAGATTGATGAAAAAGCAGCAAAAGCAATCTTAGGATATTTCAGAGAACAAGCAAAGTATTCAACAATTCCAGATGATGAAACCCTTTTGGTTGAGGAAGTTTTGGAAGAGAAAAGGGCAAAGTACTTCTTCCACACGCTGATAGGGAGGAGAGCAAATGAAGCCTTGAGTAGAGCTTTTGCATATCTAGTGAGCAAAAAGAAAAGATGCAATGTGGGAATTGCCATAAGCGATAATGGTTTTATGTTGATTTTGCCGAGAGAGAAGAGATTAAGTGAGGAGGAGATTAGAGCTTTATTCCAGCTTGAGGATTTAAGAGAAACTCTTAAGAAAGCTTTGGACAACACGGAGCTTTTGAAGAGAAGATTCAGACACGTCGCCAACAGGGGTCTGCTTATTTTGAGGAGGTACATGGGAAGAAAGAAAAGCTTAAGCAGACAGCAGCTGAATGCTCAAACCTTGTTGAGACTCCTCAAGAAGAATTATCCAGACTTTCCCCTCCTCAAAGAGGTTTATCGCGAGATTATGGAGGATAAGATGGACATTGATAATGCAGAGCTGTTTTTGAAATGGGTTAAAGAGGGCAAGATAAACATCGTTTTTGAACAAAATGAATTGCCAAGTCCATTCGCCTTCAACCTTGAAGTTATTGGAGCGAGCGATGTTGTGCTTATGGAAGACAGAAGGGAACTGATTAAGCAACTGCATAGGAAGATAATGGCTATGATTGGAGAGTTCAATTGA
- a CDS encoding outer membrane protein assembly factor BamB family protein, producing the protein MKSWTKKFLGVFLLLSIQPLLGYYDYIKSETFIKEPIWSLDKFTTGGFIRGKFYDDKLVVAETNLSIFSNEGSIIMIFSERGELLKRFKTKFKVYSFAVADNTLFVSESKILNIKGSTIHTQNFISAYSLDGKLLWRQNISAFALTYSNGRIFGIDKEKIFVLDTNGNLLWKKTIKGNPYRILSCENLVIVSTENMRRYEVLAFSSSGDFLWKLENDVSALDTNCHRLLIRGSNWYGLFDMSGNELWMREISSRNQVIFKRDSIAFYNFHAHLSRAGNVYLSEVNSFTILNNDGKVIAHYNKTMGDFQISPDEKFIFDGYQVFVNPLYDKDHDKIPDDEDILPINNELLHQLFAAFGISFIFASLYEWQKKRKSRRAHEKYLRLKSELERHLL; encoded by the coding sequence ATGAAAAGCTGGACAAAAAAGTTTCTTGGAGTATTCCTTCTACTATCAATCCAGCCACTCTTGGGATATTATGATTACATAAAGAGTGAAACTTTTATCAAGGAGCCTATCTGGAGTCTTGACAAATTCACCACCGGGGGTTTTATTAGAGGCAAATTTTATGATGACAAGCTTGTGGTAGCTGAAACAAATTTAAGCATATTTTCAAATGAAGGAAGTATTATCATGATATTTTCAGAGAGAGGAGAGCTTTTAAAGAGGTTTAAGACGAAGTTTAAGGTATATTCCTTTGCAGTTGCTGATAACACATTGTTTGTGAGTGAGTCAAAAATTCTCAACATAAAGGGTTCAACAATACATACACAGAATTTTATCTCTGCATATTCCCTCGATGGAAAGCTTCTCTGGCGGCAGAATATTTCTGCTTTCGCCTTGACTTACTCCAATGGCAGAATTTTTGGAATTGACAAAGAAAAGATTTTTGTCCTCGACACTAACGGCAATCTGCTTTGGAAGAAAACTATTAAGGGAAATCCCTACAGGATACTTTCGTGTGAGAACCTAGTTATAGTGAGTACTGAAAACATGAGAAGATACGAAGTACTAGCATTTTCATCCTCCGGAGATTTTCTTTGGAAGCTTGAAAATGATGTATCTGCACTGGATACAAACTGTCACCGTCTTTTAATACGTGGAAGCAACTGGTATGGTCTCTTTGATATGAGCGGTAACGAGCTGTGGATGAGAGAGATATCTTCCAGAAATCAAGTTATATTCAAAAGGGATAGCATTGCATTCTATAACTTTCATGCTCACTTGAGTAGGGCAGGAAATGTTTATTTGAGCGAAGTCAATTCTTTCACAATCCTTAATAATGATGGCAAGGTTATTGCCCATTACAACAAAACAATGGGAGACTTTCAAATTTCTCCAGATGAGAAGTTTATTTTCGATGGATATCAAGTGTTCGTAAATCCGCTCTACGATAAAGACCATGATAAAATTCCTGATGATGAAGATATCCTCCCCATAAATAATGAATTGCTGCATCAGCTTTTCGCTGCTTTTGGGATTAGTTTCATCTTTGCCTCACTCTATGAATGGCAGAAGAAAAGAAAAAGCAGAAGAGCCCATGAAAAATACTTAAGATTGAAAAGTGAACTGGAAAGACACTTGCTGTAA
- a CDS encoding ATP-binding protein — MKHFVDRKNELRAIREKLMSKKFELIVIYGRRRVGKTRLVLEAVKDFPHIYYLAVEGDNLRHFRETAERIAPEVRYAREDWESLLHALKGKVIIIDEFPNMIKEDPKVVSIFQKAVDLNLSNSNTKLILLGSSVSMITEKVLSYKSPLYGRRTGSMKLKPMEFFTLREFFPGISWKELIEIYGFTDGIPFYIIQVKLPFWEWLEKELLNPVSFFRDEVDFLLRYEFTETRTYRRILEAIALGKTTPKEIKNFTGMRHSDITPYLRNLIETDLVVREVPVTEKPASKKGRYYVADNFLAFWFRYIYPNLSRIEEGTFNVVEIREDYSRYLGWVFEKVARQFLVRLNKAGKLPFKFTKIGKWWHKDEEIDLVALNKRERKALFVEVKWKELSEREAKKVLKDLEMKSELVGLEGWEKFYGLIARDVEGNEKLREKGWLVWDLGDFESVL, encoded by the coding sequence ATGAAACACTTCGTGGACAGAAAAAATGAGCTGAGGGCAATAAGGGAAAAGCTGATGAGCAAGAAATTTGAGCTGATCGTGATATATGGCAGAAGAAGAGTTGGAAAAACCCGACTCGTTCTTGAGGCAGTTAAAGATTTCCCTCACATCTACTATCTAGCGGTTGAGGGTGACAACCTCAGACATTTTCGGGAAACTGCGGAGAGAATAGCCCCTGAAGTGAGATACGCACGCGAAGATTGGGAAAGCCTGCTCCATGCTCTGAAAGGAAAGGTGATAATCATAGACGAGTTTCCCAACATGATTAAGGAAGACCCCAAAGTCGTTTCCATCTTTCAAAAGGCGGTTGATCTTAATCTCTCGAATTCAAACACTAAACTTATACTCCTCGGTTCTTCAGTAAGCATGATAACCGAGAAGGTGCTGAGCTACAAGAGCCCGCTATACGGCAGGAGAACGGGTTCAATGAAGCTTAAACCAATGGAGTTCTTCACCTTAAGGGAGTTCTTCCCGGGGATAAGCTGGAAAGAGCTGATTGAGATATACGGGTTTACCGATGGGATACCCTTCTACATAATCCAAGTTAAACTACCCTTCTGGGAATGGCTTGAGAAAGAGCTGCTCAATCCCGTGAGCTTCTTCAGGGATGAGGTTGATTTTCTGCTCAGGTATGAATTCACGGAAACAAGAACCTACAGGCGCATACTTGAGGCAATAGCACTCGGTAAAACGACGCCAAAGGAGATAAAGAACTTCACGGGGATGAGGCACTCTGACATAACGCCCTACCTCAGAAATCTCATTGAAACTGATTTAGTCGTGAGAGAAGTTCCAGTCACAGAAAAGCCTGCTTCAAAGAAGGGACGCTACTATGTTGCTGACAACTTCTTGGCATTCTGGTTCCGCTACATCTATCCTAACCTGTCGAGGATTGAAGAGGGAACTTTCAATGTTGTAGAGATACGGGAGGATTACAGTCGGTATCTTGGTTGGGTTTTTGAGAAAGTTGCGAGGCAGTTCCTTGTGAGGCTAAATAAAGCCGGAAAACTTCCATTTAAGTTCACCAAGATTGGGAAGTGGTGGCATAAGGATGAGGAGATTGATCTAGTGGCTTTGAATAAGCGTGAGAGAAAAGCCCTGTTTGTTGAAGTCAAGTGGAAGGAGCTGAGCGAAAGAGAAGCTAAGAAAGTTTTGAAGGATTTGGAGATGAAAAGCGAGCTGGTTGGGCTGGAAGGGTGGGAGAAGTTTTATGGGTTGATAGCAAGGGATGTTGAAGGGAATGAAAAACTCAGAGAAAAGGGCTGGCTTGTGTGGGACTTGGGGGATTTTGAAAGTGTATTATAA